CGATGCTGCACCACGCCGAAGATCCCGCCCGGCTTGAGCGTCTCGTGGGTAGCTGCCAGCACATCCTCAAGAATCCCGTTTCTGTACCAGCCGTGCATGCTGCGGAAGGTCACGACCATATCCGCACTCTCCGGACCGCCAACCTCCACGATACTCGGCGGCCAGAAAGTTCCCACTTCGACCTCACCCAGCGTCTCGGTGTTCTCCCCGACCCACGCCTCAAAATTACGAGCGATGCGGCTGTAGTAGTGTTCCGAGTCTTCGGGATTGTCGTACATATTTCCCGCAACAAAGCGACCCTTCTCGGCGAGCACCGGCGCGAGAATCTCGCTGTACCAGCCACCGCCAGGCCACAACTCCACCACTGTCATATCATCGCTCAGACCGAAAAAGAGCAACGTCTCCACCGGATGACGCGCTTCATTTCGCGCACGATTCTCTTCGGAGCGATGCGTACCTTCAGCCGCCGCCTCCAGTTTGGCCTCCACCGACATCGACGGCGCCGCCTCCGAATCAGCCTCCGTTGCTTCGGCTTCGGTGGCTACTTCCTCTTCGACCGGCATCTCATCGCTCTTCGGCTCGTTCGACGAGCACGCCGCAAGTCCAACCACAAGCGCCAGCATCATCCATCGGGTCTTCACGTTCACTTGCCACTCCTTATCATGTACGTAACGTCTGCAAAATCCGGGGCCACAGCCCTTCCTATCTAGCATCGCCATTGGCCCGGGCACAAACTCCGCCCAGACGTTTAACACCCAGGATATAAAGGCAACCGATGACTTCGTATCAAGACGTACTCGAATACTGGTTCGGCACAACCTCCGCCCTGGAAGACGGCAACTTCCCCCAGGAGCAGTTTCGTCTCTGGTTTGGCGGCGGCGATGCGGTCGACCGCGAGATCACCGAGCGTTTCGGCGCGCTCGTCGAAGACGCCCGCGACGGCGGCCTTCAGAGCTGGCTTGAGCGTGCCGACAGCCGCCTGGCCCTGGTGCTGCTCCTTGACCAGTTCACCCGCAACATCTACCGCGGCACCGGCCAGGCCTTCTCGGCAGACGCACTGGCCCTTAGATACGCGCTGGACGCCATTGAACTCGGCCACGACACCGCCCTCTCTCCCATTGCGCGCTCCTTCTTCTACCTTCCGCTGGAGCACGCCGAATCCCTGGAGCTCCAGGAGCGCTGCGTCACCCTGATGGAGAACCTCACCCACCAGGCCCCCGACGGCCAGGTCGAGCTCTTCCAGGGCTTTTTGGACTACGCGGTCCAGCACCGCGACATCATTGCGCAGTTCGGGCGATTCCCGCACCGCAATGCCCTGCTCAGCCGCACCTCCACGCCCGAAGAAGAGGCCTACCTGGCAACTACCGACGTGCATTTTGGGCAAAAAGCCTGAATCCACCCTCCGGCGCCCTCCCGGGCGCCGGAGTCAGCGCGTCGCGCCTCACAAATTCAGCTGCCGATCTTCAATGCAGATCCCACCCTCACAGGTCGTCCGCTGCGGACAATCTCCCGGATCATCGCAGCTCACGCGGGTGCAGAACCCGGATTCACTGCAACCAAACATCGGATCGGGGCAAATGCCGCCCTGGCAGCGCTGAATCACGCAGCTCCCGCGCGAGCAGTGCATTCCGGGTTGGCAGTCCACATCTTCGGAGCACGACGCCACACACGAGCCAAAGTTGCAGTCATAGCTCGCCTCACACCCGGCGAACTCACTGCATCCCGCGCAGATGCCGCCCGGAGCGGTACGCGTGCACGAAGGCCCTCCGGGCCCACCGCCGGGGCAATCTGCAGTCACGTTGCACTGCCCCAGCGGACGCCCTGCATTCGGATCGACCCCGGCATCATCCCCACCTCCGGCGTCATCCTCACCGTCGGACGCATCGCCTCCATCCTCTTCAGCGTCCGGGGTTTCGGTCGCATCGTCGACGTCCTCTCCCCCATCGTCCGCATCTGCGGACGTATCACCGGCATCCTCTTGAGCGTCGGCATCCTCAACCGACACGTCCTCCGCATCCAGATCGGTGTCCTGACCACCGACTCCCGGATCCCT
This DNA window, taken from Lujinxingia sediminis, encodes the following:
- a CDS encoding class I SAM-dependent methyltransferase, which produces MNVKTRWMMLALVVGLAACSSNEPKSDEMPVEEEVATEAEATEADSEAAPSMSVEAKLEAAAEGTHRSEENRARNEARHPVETLLFFGLSDDMTVVELWPGGGWYSEILAPVLAEKGRFVAGNMYDNPEDSEHYYSRIARNFEAWVGENTETLGEVEVGTFWPPSIVEVGGPESADMVVTFRSMHGWYRNGILEDVLAATHETLKPGGIFGVVQHRAAEGSDPAVTAPKGYLPEDFVIATVEAAGFELVDSSEINANPNDTRDYEDGVWALPPSLRGGEESAAQFEAIGESDRMTLKFVKVAAE
- a CDS encoding DUF924 family protein, which gives rise to MTSYQDVLEYWFGTTSALEDGNFPQEQFRLWFGGGDAVDREITERFGALVEDARDGGLQSWLERADSRLALVLLLDQFTRNIYRGTGQAFSADALALRYALDAIELGHDTALSPIARSFFYLPLEHAESLELQERCVTLMENLTHQAPDGQVELFQGFLDYAVQHRDIIAQFGRFPHRNALLSRTSTPEEEAYLATTDVHFGQKA